TCTGTTCTTTCCTTCGGTTGCCAGCACACACAAGCGTAACGGGCAATTCTCTAGAAGGGAACTCGTTAACCAACTGGTCCATTGTGAATTTCATAGGGCGCTTCACTAGACCCGTGACTTCCACGGCCCAGTTATCCCACCTGCCCTTGGGAACTGGTCCGTGGTTACGAACATAATGAAGTGGGACCGGAGTGATAAAACCGTGGTGCATGAGCCGGTTCAAGGGTGGTTCGAAGTTAAATGGATGCTTTCCAGTGAGACGAATCAAGGAAGCGTTCCGTTCAACCCAATTATCAGCGGTTCCTTCATCCCTAGTGTCGTGAACAGATGGCTCTAACTCTGAATTCCCATTTTTGATCATTTGAAGGTACTCGTTTTTTTGGTGGTCATCATCTTCATAACCGTCCTCGTCCTCGTCGGATGATGAGTATTTGTCAAGAAAAATGGTGGGGTTTGAAGTATTATTCTTAGGGAAAGAGAGGGTAGGATCCATTAAGATTTGGAGTTCACAACCCATTTGTGGTTCTTTTGGATAAGTGTGACGGAAATAAGtgtttaaaaaaaagagtgacatttttatataaaaagctcttttaaagagcgctatatatatatatatatatatatatatatatatatatataacgccactgTAAACCGCGCTATATACATAGCGCAGTATATAACTGCGCTATACCTGttttgtgggcccaccaataagtctCTTGCGTttttaactgacataacaataattcaaatgggtatagcgctctttaaaagagcgttATACCTTAAAAAATTCAGCCCACCGAGCtaggcattgccttatttaaaggcgttaggattttacaaaaatccattCAAAAATATTCCTAACTCTCGttcaaatttttcttcttgttaaattctcaagcattttttcataatgtctgaagagcgaaaagtaagggtttcattatattgggaggggggaggtgaggttgtggtggcgaataactctgtgagctatagtttatctccacagtgtcatgttaagttgccacttacaatggagtacgatagattggtatcgttgttatgtaataaAATGAGCGTGATGAAatgttcggtgaaccttaaagtaaccggaagatatctgtattctgtcactccgcaaggagttgcttgttacgctgagtttaacatcgacgatgatgaaactttgagggattttttgaggactccggatgaataccgggaatttcttgtgataaaaatattggaaatgtacgtcaaggtcaaagacgttcgcaataatgaggttgtgcatagtagggataaccctcagtcatcgggtggttattctggagcagtttttgccgaacaggttccggatgaaagagtttgccctgatttaaacttatcaccacgggcgaatgaggagcaaggaaataatttctctcctgcTTTCCATAATCTACAAGACgcgtggtaaacttcaattttccttagTGTTACGAtatatatttttgttgtattgaatttgtattaacactcatatattccacagggggtacGATCAGATATgacttttacaagttatgaacccacgcccagttggaatatgcgtagttctggtgtgttggatcatggtggtccatccgagagtcatcaccaacaggataatGTCCATCAAGGAATGTCAACAcgttacgacttgtaagtgaagtgatacaaCTATATGGAAAGTATTTATTAGTTTCagtagcttattattttgttgtttgtgcagtgaaaacgagcaagttgaaccacctgtcctcactcaattgcccgaaaatgacatattaaatcgGGATCTGGCATATGCACAGAATGAGGAAGAGaacagtgattatgacaacaatgccgatgatTCCGGAGATGACATACCTTTCTCTCGTGAGGATGGTGAcgaggaggaagagaatgaaagacctgatttgacgagggagtatgatccaccccccgttagaccaagagtgtacgaatcccaagtgtcgtttcattcaaggaaGATTCCCTACCTTAATAACTTGctaagtatgccggatgtggatgctctcacaagggattttgatgaaattcggacaacaatgtgggatgattctagaccaacggtgctgacaaagggcatgctttttcctgataaagtgcGCCTAAGCAGGGCGGCGAAAATGTAtagcgtaaaagagtgtcgtgagatgacggtatgggAGCCAAGTtcggatgtatacaaggttgtttgtcgcagatggtttacgggttgtcattggatgctgcgtgcgagCAAGAAGAACACAGGTCTGTGGAAAGTGAGTAAATATATTCCcacccacagatgtgaaatggacacattcaatgggaatcactacaacttggatattgacttgatttctcttgtccttattccataccttgaagcgtccataaggtataaaatcaaagagtgcattacatcagtccaccaggaatatggccataccattaccaaaagaaaggcatttctcgggcgcaaacgtgcgtttgaaattgtttatggtaactggaATAAGTCATTTGCAGCTCTACCCAAGTACATGaccgcactgcaacactttaaccccgggatggttgttgaatggaagcttgagcggagtccggaaAAACcataatatatattcaattacgtgttctggggCATTTAAACGAGCAATTAATGGTTTTCCGCATTGccggccggtaatatccatagacggcactcatatttatggaaagtatgatatcaaGCTGTTGATAgccgttgcagtagatgctaatggacaaatatttcctctagcttttgctatttgtgccaatgaaagccaagagacgtggacgctatttttgaaccatttgaaagagcacgttgtcaaacagcgttccggcatttgtctaatatctgatcggtaTGGTGGTATCTTAAGTTCTGTAGAGAACTTGCCTggatggcaagaaccttatgcctaCCACAATTACTGTGTGAgtcactttaaggccaatttccagaaggcacatcctaacaaggatttgcatgatttgatgtggatggcagcaataAACCACTAAgagcataaattccggaggcacaTGGAATCTATCAGGCAGGAAGACGAGAGAGCCTATCATTGGTTGATGCGATATGAGCTTCataagtggactttgcatgcagATGGTGGAAGAAGATGGGGAGTTCTgactacaaacgtgtcagagtgtttcaacgggttattgaagttggCAAGAGGATTGcatgtcactgccatggtgcggatgtcgttcaagcagatggcggagaggtttgttgaaagggagCTGCAACGTCATAAATGAAAATGGGTGTTAAATTTATGCTACTGCCgatgaagagatttgagaaatgcAGGCGGCGAGCACATtgacattcatttttgcagtatgatcacgacagaaatatttttgaagttcgcaccgctatccatcaaaacCGGAGGAATAATATACATACCATAAATAAATCtagaaggttatgctcttgtgggaaatggtccatctaccacatgccgtaCTCACATGCCATCaggtgctttcaacatacaggtttaggGCCAACCAACTACATTGATAAACAATATAGTGTTGTTGCTTACTTAAATACCTATAGTGGGCAGTtacagccagtgggtgctgagcattattggccgccggaaccatttaaaatggtgtgtaacaaggactatttgcgtcgaatacaggtgcagaagagaacgtgtatacggaaccaaatggatgttagcaGATACTGTTTATGCGTGCAAAtatggtatatgctcgcaaaccgGACACGACCGTCGAAGATGTCCTTTGGCTAgtttgggtggcggtggtaatcaagctcgtggtgggtgttcttctaatgtgcccaactatcaaAAGTTTATGTTGTAATA
The nucleotide sequence above comes from Nicotiana tabacum cultivar K326 chromosome 12, ASM71507v2, whole genome shotgun sequence. Encoded proteins:
- the LOC107785151 gene encoding nitrate reductase [NADH] 2-like; the encoded protein is MGCELQILMDPTLSFPKNNTSNPTIFLDKYSSSDEDEDGYEDDDHQKNEYLQMIKNGNSELEPSVHDTRDEGTADNWVERNASLIRLTGKHPFNFEPPLNRLMHHGFITPVPLHYVRNHGPVPKGRWDNWAVEVTGLVKRPMKFTMDQLVNEFPSRELPVTLVCAGNRRKEQNMVKQTIGFNWGAAAVSTTVWRGLPLRALLKRCGIYSRRKGALNVCFEGADILAGGGGSKYGTSIKKEFAMDPSRDIIVAYRQNGEKLTPDHGFPVRMIIPGFIGGRMVKWLKRIVVTTQESESYYHYKDNRVLPSHVNADGT